TTCGCAGATATCTTTATAATTGGTTGTCATGTGCGCTCTCCTGATTTTAATTTATTTATGTATTTAGGATTCTTATTTTTGAAATTTACTAATATATCATTCGTATTATCGACAGTACCTTCAATATAATCTTTGACAAAGGCATTGAAAATGTTAATTGCTTTAAAACAATCTAATAGCTCTAAGTTAATAGTTGTATCTTTTGGATACTCTAGATGGTTATTGGGGCCATGGATTCTCGCACTAGCGTTTATATGATAGTGGGGAAAGTGTTCATAAGGCTTGTAATCAAATCTCACAAAATCATCTGCATCATTCTGATTTTTGATTTCATAACTGTATTTTCCAGTTGTAATAGAGTTATTTGTTCTTGGCTTAACTTCCTCAGAAATTTTAACAACATATGTCGGTTCTAAGGGGGTAAATTTTTCTTCAAGTATTTTAAAAATGCCATCGTTCAATTCAAATCTTACAGATAATATTCTGTTATCTTTGGTCATTTGTAGGCGAATGACATCGTTGATGGTTTGTGATGGGAATCTTTCTGTTATGTATTTGTGAGCGTTTGTGAGATACTCAGTTATATTAATAGGAAATTCTTTATTTTTTTTCATTTCTCCAATTATCATAATAGATCAAAATAAATCTTTCTGTAAAGTAGTCACTAATCATTGTACCATAGTATGCCTATAAAGTATACTGAGACTATTATTTTTAAAATGAAATTAATGGATGAATTTGTTATAATAGGGATAGAAAAATTGTGAAAGGAGAAGAGAGCGTTCTGAGAATTTGAACTCGGGCTAAAAGCGTCGGAAAAAAGATAAACTGCCTTGTGTGCTAGCACACAGCGTCAGTTTCCTATTTTTCTTTCGCTTTCTTAACGCCCTCTGTATCATAAATCATGATCAATCGTTATTCCCGCCCAGAGATGGCGGCTATTTGGAGTGAAGAGAACAAGTACAAGGCTTGGTTGGAGGTGGAAATCCTCGCTGATGAGGCTTGGGCTGAGTTGGGTGAGATTCCCAAGGAAGATGTGGCCTTGATTCGTGAGAAGGCGACTTTTGACATCGACCGCATTTTAGAGATTGAAGAGGAAACCCGTCACGATGTGGTGGCTTTCACGCGTGCGGTTTCGGAAAGTCTGGGTGAGGAACGCAAGTGGGTCCACTACGGTCTGACATCGACCGACGTGGTGGATACGGCTTACGGCTACCTCTACAAGCAGGCTAACGACATCATCCGTCGCGATCTTGAAAACTTTACCAATATCATCGCTGACAAGGCACGTGAGCATAAGTACACTATCATGATGGGGCGGACTCACGGTGTTCATGCGGAGCCAACGACCTTCGGTTTGAAACTCGCGACTTGGTATAGCGAAATGAAACGCAACATGGAGCGTTTTGATGTGGCAGCTAAGGGCGTTGAGGCTGGTAAAATTTCAGGTGCGGTTGGTAACTTTGCCAACATTCCTCCATTTGTGGAAGAGTATGTTTGTGGCAAATTGGGCATTCGTCCGCAGGAAATTTCGACCCAGGTCCTACCTCGTGACCTTCACGCAGAATATTTCTCAGCCCTAGCCTTGATTGCAACGTCTATCGAGCGTATGGCGACAGAAATCCGTGGGCTACAAAAATCTGAACAACGCGAAGTCGAAGAGTATTTCGCCAAAGGCCAAAAGGGTAGCTCTGCTATGCCCCATAAACGCAACCCTATCGGCTCTGAAAACATGACCGGTCTGGCTCGTGTGGTGCGTGGTCACTTGGTGACGGCTTTTGAGAATGTGGCTCTCTGGCACGAACGTGATATTTCTCACTCGTCAGCAGAGCGGATTATCACGCCGGATACGACAATCCTCATCAACTATATGCTCAACCGTTTTGGCAATATCGTCAAGAATTTGACGGTCTTCCCTGAAAATATGAAACGCAATATGGAGTCAACTTTTGGCTTGATTTATAGCCAGCGTGTCATGCTCAGCTTGATTGAGAAAGGCATGACCCGTGAGGAAGCCTATGACTTGGTGCAACCAAAAACCGCACATTCTTGGGACAATCAAGTGGACTTCAAGCCCCTTCTCGAAGCGGATGAGCGTGTGACAGCCAAACTCAGCCAGGAAGAAATCGATGAACTCTTCAACCCAGA
This region of Streptococcus suis genomic DNA includes:
- the purB gene encoding adenylosuccinate lyase, whose amino-acid sequence is MINRYSRPEMAAIWSEENKYKAWLEVEILADEAWAELGEIPKEDVALIREKATFDIDRILEIEEETRHDVVAFTRAVSESLGEERKWVHYGLTSTDVVDTAYGYLYKQANDIIRRDLENFTNIIADKAREHKYTIMMGRTHGVHAEPTTFGLKLATWYSEMKRNMERFDVAAKGVEAGKISGAVGNFANIPPFVEEYVCGKLGIRPQEISTQVLPRDLHAEYFSALALIATSIERMATEIRGLQKSEQREVEEYFAKGQKGSSAMPHKRNPIGSENMTGLARVVRGHLVTAFENVALWHERDISHSSAERIITPDTTILINYMLNRFGNIVKNLTVFPENMKRNMESTFGLIYSQRVMLSLIEKGMTREEAYDLVQPKTAHSWDNQVDFKPLLEADERVTAKLSQEEIDELFNPDYYAKRVDDIFERLGL